The proteins below come from a single Kitasatospora sp. NBC_00315 genomic window:
- the kdpF gene encoding K(+)-transporting ATPase subunit F produces MSVENIAGLIVAVALVGYLVVALIYPEKF; encoded by the coding sequence GTGAGCGTCGAGAACATCGCAGGTCTCATCGTCGCCGTCGCTCTCGTCGGCTACCTCGTCGTGGCGCTGATCTACCCGGAGAAGTTCTGA